The following DNA comes from Myxococcus fulvus.
GCGCGTGCGGGGTGAACTCCACCACGGAGCACGCCGGCACCACCCGCAGGTAGTGCGGCAAGAGCAGCTCCGTCAGCCCGTGGATGACCTCCGGCACCGCGCCGTCGATGCGCTCGCGCACGCGCGCCGTCAGGAACGCGAACCCCTCCAGGAGCCGCTCCACGTCCGGGTCGCCACCGCGCTCCACCAGGAGCCCGGCGAGCGCCGGGTTGACGGTGCCGAACGCGCGGCCCATCTCCCGCAAATATGTGAGCTCGCTCTGGTAGTACTTGCTGAACACCGCGACTCCCCCGCCGTACCGGTTTTGCTTACCAGACCTCGACCTTGCCTCCGGGCGACATCTGCGTCCGGAAGCGGAGCATCCCCCGCGCGCCCCTGCCCGCGGGCTGCGCGGTGATTTCGAAGCGCAGGAGCAGCGGATCCACGTCCGGGACGTGGCGCACGCTCACGTGCTGGATGCGCGGCTCGAACTCCAACACCGTCGCGCGGATGGCCGACTGGAGCGTCTGGATGGCCGTGGGGAAGGTGTGCACCAGGTCGGTGAAGTCCATGACTCCAAAGCCCGGTACCGTGGCCGAGCCGCCCTTGCGCGCGTTGAGCAGCACGCGCAGGTGTTGGGCAATGGA
Coding sequences within:
- the tssE gene encoding type VI secretion system baseplate subunit TssE, translating into MGRGLLSRIEVGTGSAEREQDMTDSIAQHLRVLLNARKGGSATVPGFGVMDFTDLVHTFPTAIQTLQSAIRATVLEFEPRIQHVSVRHVPDVDPLLLRFEITAQPAGRGARGMLRFRTQMSPGGKVEVW